From the unidentified bacterial endosymbiont genome, one window contains:
- a CDS encoding aspartate-semialdehyde dehydrogenase: MSEGWNIAILGATGAVGEALLETLAERQFPVGDIYALARAESAGEHLRFGPKSVKVQDAAEFDWTQAQLAFFAAGAEATVSYIEEATQSGCLVIDLSGLFSLESDVPLVVPDVNPFVLADYRNRNVIAVPDSLTSQLLTALKPLIDDGGLSRIIVTSLLSASAQGKKAVDALAGQSAKLLNGIPVDEDDYFGRQLAFNMLPLLPDREGSVREERRIVDEVRKIMQDEGLMISAHCVQSPVFYGHAQMVGFEALRPLAAEEARDAFSRGEDIVLSEEREFPTQVGDASGSAHLSVGCVRNDYGMPEQVQFWSVADNVRFGGALMAVKIAEKLVQEYLY; this comes from the coding sequence ATGTCTGAAGGCTGGAACATTGCCATTTTAGGTGCCACAGGCGCCGTGGGCGAAGCCCTGCTTGAAACCCTTGCTGAGCGTCAGTTCCCGGTGGGCGATATCTATGCGCTGGCGCGGGCCGAAAGCGCGGGCGAGCATCTGCGTTTCGGCCCTAAATCCGTAAAGGTTCAGGATGCGGCGGAATTTGACTGGACCCAGGCGCAACTGGCGTTTTTCGCCGCGGGCGCTGAAGCCACTGTCTCTTACATCGAAGAAGCAACCCAATCGGGCTGTCTGGTGATTGATCTCAGCGGTCTGTTCTCGCTTGAGTCAGACGTGCCGCTGGTGGTGCCGGATGTCAACCCGTTTGTGCTGGCGGACTACCGTAACCGTAACGTGATTGCCGTGCCAGATAGCCTGACCAGTCAGCTGCTTACCGCGCTGAAACCGCTGATCGACGATGGCGGCCTGTCGCGTATTATCGTTACCAGCCTGCTGTCGGCCTCCGCTCAGGGCAAAAAAGCGGTGGATGCCCTGGCGGGGCAGAGCGCAAAACTGCTCAACGGCATCCCGGTAGACGAGGACGATTATTTTGGACGCCAGCTGGCGTTTAACATGCTGCCGTTGCTGCCCGACCGTGAAGGCTCCGTGCGCGAAGAGCGCCGTATCGTTGATGAAGTCCGCAAAATAATGCAGGACGAAGGTCTGATGATTTCCGCACACTGCGTGCAGTCTCCGGTCTTCTACGGCCACGCGCAGATGGTGGGTTTTGAAGCCCTGCGTCCGCTGGCGGCAGAAGAGGCGCGTGATGCCTTTAGTCGCGGCGAAGACATTGTGCTTTCTGAAGAGCGCGAGTTCCCGACCCAGGTAGGGGACGCCAGCGGCAGCGCGCACCTTTCGGTGGGCTGCGTACGTAACGACTACGGTATGCCGGAGCAGGTCCAGTTCTGGTCAGTTGCTGATAATGTTCGCTTTGGCGGCGCGTTGATGGCGGTCAAAATTGCGGAAAAACTGGTGCAGGAGTATCTGTACTGA
- the truA gene encoding tRNA pseudouridine(38-40) synthase TruA, protein MSEVEHKLVYRLALGIEYDGSKYYGWQRQNEVRSVQEKLEKALSQVANEPINVLCAGRTDAGVHGTGQVVHFETTAVRKDAAWTLGVNANLPGDIAVRWVKAVPDDFHARFSATARRYRYVIYNQRLRPAVLSQGVTHFYEPLDAERMQRAAQCLTGENDFTSFRAVQCQSRTPWRNVMHINVSRYGAYVVVDIKANAFVHHMVRNIVGSLMEVGAGHQPESWIAELLAAKDRTLAAATAKAEGLYLVSVDYPDRFDLPKPPMGPLFLAD, encoded by the coding sequence ATGTCAGAAGTGGAGCACAAGCTGGTCTATAGACTCGCTCTCGGTATTGAGTACGACGGCAGTAAATACTATGGCTGGCAGCGTCAGAATGAGGTGCGCAGCGTCCAGGAAAAACTGGAGAAAGCGCTCTCTCAGGTGGCGAATGAACCGATCAACGTTCTGTGCGCAGGCCGCACGGACGCTGGCGTCCACGGCACGGGACAGGTGGTGCATTTTGAAACCACCGCTGTGCGCAAAGATGCCGCGTGGACGTTGGGCGTAAATGCGAATTTACCCGGCGATATCGCGGTGCGTTGGGTAAAAGCTGTACCGGATGATTTTCACGCACGATTCAGCGCCACCGCGCGCCGTTACCGCTATGTCATCTATAACCAGCGCCTGCGCCCGGCGGTTCTGAGCCAGGGCGTGACGCATTTTTATGAGCCGCTTGATGCAGAACGTATGCAGCGTGCGGCGCAGTGTCTGACTGGAGAAAATGACTTTACCTCGTTTCGTGCGGTGCAGTGTCAGTCCCGCACGCCGTGGCGTAACGTCATGCACATAAACGTCAGTCGTTATGGCGCGTATGTGGTGGTGGATATCAAAGCCAATGCCTTTGTACATCATATGGTACGGAATATTGTGGGCAGCCTGATGGAAGTAGGCGCCGGACACCAGCCGGAGAGCTGGATTGCAGAACTGCTGGCAGCGAAGGACAGAACGCTTGCAGCAGCAACGGCGAAAGCGGAAGGGCTGTACCTGGTATCGGTGGATTATCCGGACCGGTTTGACCTGCCAAAACCGCCAATGGGCCCGCTTTTTTTAGCGGACTAA
- a CDS encoding DedA family protein, whose amino-acid sequence MDVIHFLIDFILHIDVHLAELVAQYGVWVYAILFLILFCETGLVVTPFLPGDSLLFVAGAISALPTNDLNVHLMVVLMIIAAIIGDAVNYTIGRVFGERLFSNPDSKIFRRSYLDKTHAFYERHGGKTIILARFVPIVRTFAPFVAGMGHMSYRHFAIYNVVGALLWVLIFTYAGYVFGDLPVVQENLKLLIVAIIVLSVLPGVFEIIRHRRAAAKQAK is encoded by the coding sequence ATGGACGTAATACATTTTCTGATCGATTTCATTTTGCATATTGATGTTCACCTGGCTGAACTGGTCGCGCAGTACGGCGTCTGGGTTTATGCCATTCTGTTCTTGATTCTGTTCTGTGAAACCGGGCTGGTCGTCACGCCGTTCCTGCCGGGTGATTCACTGCTGTTCGTCGCAGGGGCGATATCCGCGCTGCCCACCAATGACCTGAATGTGCATTTGATGGTGGTGTTGATGATTATCGCCGCGATTATCGGCGATGCGGTCAACTACACGATAGGGCGAGTGTTCGGGGAACGGCTGTTCAGTAATCCTGACTCGAAAATTTTTCGCCGTAGCTATTTAGACAAGACCCATGCGTTTTATGAACGCCATGGCGGTAAAACCATTATCCTTGCGCGCTTTGTGCCTATTGTCCGTACGTTTGCCCCCTTTGTGGCGGGAATGGGACATATGTCCTATCGTCACTTTGCGATATACAACGTTGTTGGCGCCCTGCTGTGGGTACTGATCTTTACCTATGCAGGCTACGTGTTTGGCGATCTCCCTGTGGTTCAGGAAAACCTTAAGTTACTGATTGTTGCGATTATTGTGCTTTCAGTGTTACCGGGAGTTTTCGAAATTATTCGTCACCGGCGGGCGGCGGCAAAACAAGCGAAGTAA
- the accD gene encoding acetyl-CoA carboxylase, carboxyltransferase subunit beta, whose amino-acid sequence MSWIERIKSNIAPTRKASIPEGVWTKCDSCGQVLYRAELERNLEVCPKCDHHMRMSARNRLHSLLDEGSLVELGSELEPKDLLKFRDSKKYKDRLASAQKETGEKDALIVMKGTLHEMPVVAAAFEFSFMGGSMGSVVGARFVRAVEQALEDNCPLICFSASGGARMQEALMSLMQMAKTSAALAKMQERGLPYISVLTDPTMGGVSASFAMLGDLNIAEPKALIGFAGPRVIEQTVREKLPPGFQRSEFLIEKGAIDMIVRRPEMRLKLASILAKLMNLPAPDPDEPREGVVVPDQEPEA is encoded by the coding sequence ATGAGCTGGATTGAACGAATTAAAAGCAACATCGCCCCGACTCGCAAAGCGAGCATTCCTGAAGGGGTATGGACGAAGTGTGATAGCTGCGGCCAGGTTCTGTATCGCGCGGAACTGGAACGCAATCTTGAAGTGTGTCCGAAATGCGACCACCACATGCGTATGTCGGCGCGTAACCGCCTGCACAGCCTGCTGGACGAAGGTTCTCTGGTCGAACTGGGTAGCGAACTTGAGCCAAAAGACTTGCTGAAGTTCCGCGATTCCAAAAAATACAAAGATCGTCTGGCCTCTGCACAGAAAGAGACCGGCGAGAAAGATGCGCTGATCGTGATGAAAGGCACCCTGCATGAAATGCCGGTTGTCGCCGCCGCCTTTGAGTTCTCCTTTATGGGCGGCTCCATGGGCTCTGTGGTTGGCGCACGTTTCGTGCGTGCCGTTGAGCAGGCGCTGGAAGATAACTGCCCGCTGATCTGCTTCTCTGCCTCGGGTGGCGCGCGTATGCAGGAAGCGTTAATGTCTCTGATGCAGATGGCGAAAACCTCTGCTGCGCTGGCGAAAATGCAGGAGCGCGGTCTGCCGTACATCTCAGTACTGACCGACCCAACCATGGGCGGCGTATCCGCAAGCTTCGCGATGCTGGGCGACCTGAACATCGCTGAGCCGAAAGCGCTGATCGGCTTCGCCGGTCCTCGCGTTATTGAACAAACCGTGCGTGAGAAACTGCCGCCGGGCTTCCAGCGCAGTGAATTTCTCATCGAGAAAGGCGCTATCGACATGATCGTTCGCCGCCCGGAAATGCGCCTGAAGCTGGCAAGTATTCTGGCGAAGCTGATGAATCTGCCCGCGCCTGACCCGGATGAACCGCGCGAAGGCGTAGTTGTACCGGATCAGGAACCCGAGGCCTGA
- the folC gene encoding bifunctional tetrahydrofolate synthase/dihydrofolate synthase, which produces MENKRIPQATSPLVAWLSYLENLHSKTIDMGLERVSQVATRLGMLKPAPFVFTVAGTNGKGTTCRTLESVLMAAGYRVGVYSSPHLVRYTERVRVQNTELAESAHTASFAEIEAARGEISLTYFEYGTLSALWLFKQAQLDVVILEVGLGGRLDATNMVDADVSVVTSIALDHTDWLGPDRESIGREKAGIFRANRPAVVGEPDMPHTIADVAKEKGALLLRRGVDWQYEVYDNGWRFTDARVVLDNLPLPQVPQPNAATALAALRASGLAVSEQAIRDGIQHAILPGRFQIVSGSPRVILDVAHNPHAAAYLAGRLKSLPKTGHVLAVIGMLHDKDIGGTLACMEAVVDSWYCAPLEGPRGATAEQLREHLGNGKIFASVEQAWRTAMAEARPEDTVLVCGSFHTVAHVMEVMDAGRTGGE; this is translated from the coding sequence ATGGAAAATAAACGCATTCCCCAAGCCACGTCGCCCCTGGTCGCGTGGCTTTCTTATCTGGAAAATCTGCACAGCAAAACCATCGATATGGGCCTTGAGCGTGTCAGTCAGGTCGCTACGCGTCTCGGGATGCTGAAACCGGCGCCTTTCGTGTTTACCGTCGCCGGTACCAACGGCAAAGGCACCACCTGCCGTACGCTGGAATCTGTTCTGATGGCTGCGGGTTACAGGGTGGGGGTTTACAGCTCCCCCCATCTGGTGCGCTATACCGAGCGGGTTCGCGTGCAAAATACCGAGCTGGCGGAATCGGCGCATACGGCGTCGTTCGCAGAAATCGAAGCGGCACGCGGTGAGATCTCATTAACCTATTTCGAATACGGTACGCTCTCGGCGCTGTGGTTGTTTAAACAGGCGCAACTGGATGTGGTTATCCTCGAAGTCGGCCTTGGCGGACGTCTCGATGCCACGAATATGGTGGATGCGGATGTGAGCGTGGTGACCAGCATTGCGCTGGATCATACCGACTGGCTGGGACCAGACCGCGAGAGCATTGGTCGCGAAAAGGCCGGGATTTTCCGCGCTAACCGGCCCGCAGTGGTCGGCGAGCCGGATATGCCGCACACCATTGCGGACGTGGCGAAAGAGAAGGGCGCACTGCTGCTGCGTCGTGGCGTTGACTGGCAGTATGAGGTTTACGACAATGGCTGGCGTTTTACCGATGCCCGGGTCGTGCTGGATAACCTGCCTCTGCCGCAGGTGCCGCAGCCAAACGCGGCGACGGCCCTGGCGGCTTTGCGCGCAAGCGGGCTCGCAGTGAGCGAGCAGGCGATCCGCGACGGCATTCAGCACGCGATTTTGCCGGGTCGATTCCAGATTGTGAGCGGTTCACCGCGCGTGATTCTGGATGTGGCGCATAATCCCCATGCGGCGGCGTATCTCGCAGGTCGTCTCAAATCGTTACCAAAAACCGGGCACGTACTGGCAGTTATCGGTATGCTTCATGATAAAGATATCGGCGGCACGCTGGCCTGCATGGAGGCTGTGGTCGATAGCTGGTATTGTGCTCCCCTGGAAGGGCCACGCGGCGCGACGGCTGAACAGTTAAGGGAACATCTCGGCAACGGCAAAATTTTTGCGAGCGTTGAGCAGGCGTGGCGTACCGCGATGGCGGAGGCGAGACCAGAAGATACCGTGCTGGTGTGTGGTTCGTTCCACACGGTGGCACATGTCATGGAAGTGATGGACGCGGGGAGAACCGGTGGCGAGTAA
- the dedD gene encoding cell division protein DedD codes for MASKFQNRLTGTIVLVALGVIILPGLLDGQKKHYQDEFAAIPLVPKPGDRDEPDMLPAATQALPAQPPEGAAEEVRAGDAAAPSLDPSRLTANNNIEIDPLPVEQPKPAVKPKPVEKPQPKPQRDKAAGQLAAASESPPPAKQDAAPTGKAYVVQLGALKNADKVNEVVSKLRGAGYRVYTSPSTPVQGKITRILVGPDASKDKLKGSLGELKQISGLSGVVMNYSAN; via the coding sequence GTGGCGAGTAAGTTTCAGAACCGTTTAACAGGAACCATTGTGCTGGTCGCGCTCGGGGTGATTATTCTCCCGGGTTTGCTCGACGGGCAGAAAAAACATTATCAGGATGAGTTTGCGGCCATTCCGCTGGTGCCAAAACCGGGCGATCGCGACGAGCCGGATATGCTGCCAGCCGCAACGCAGGCGCTGCCTGCTCAGCCGCCGGAAGGTGCTGCCGAAGAGGTGCGCGCGGGAGATGCCGCCGCGCCGTCGCTTGACCCCTCTCGCCTGACGGCGAATAACAACATCGAGATTGATCCGCTACCGGTAGAGCAGCCTAAGCCGGCTGTAAAACCGAAGCCGGTGGAGAAGCCGCAGCCGAAACCGCAGCGAGATAAAGCAGCCGGACAGCTGGCTGCCGCCTCAGAATCGCCGCCGCCGGCTAAACAAGACGCGGCGCCAACTGGAAAAGCCTATGTTGTTCAGCTCGGCGCATTGAAAAACGCCGATAAAGTCAACGAGGTGGTGAGTAAACTGCGCGGGGCGGGGTATCGAGTTTATACTTCACCTTCCACACCGGTGCAGGGTAAAATTACCCGCATCCTCGTCGGTCCTGATGCCTCTAAGGATAAGCTGAAAGGGTCGCTGGGTGAGCTGAAGCAGATCTCCGGTTTGAGTGGTGTGGTGATGAACTACAGCGCGAACTAA
- the cvpA gene encoding colicin V production protein, whose translation MVWIDYAIIAVIGFSCLVSLIRGFVREALSLVTWGCAFFVASHYYTYLSVWFTGFEDELVRNGIAIAVLFIATLIVGAIVNYVIGQLVEKTGLSGTDRVLGICFGALRGVLIVAAILFFLDTFTGFSKSEDWQKSQLIPEFSVIIRWFFDYLQSSSSFLPRA comes from the coding sequence ATGGTCTGGATTGATTACGCCATCATTGCGGTGATTGGTTTTTCCTGTCTGGTTAGCCTGATCCGTGGCTTTGTTCGTGAAGCGTTATCGCTGGTGACATGGGGTTGTGCTTTCTTTGTTGCCAGTCATTACTACACGTACCTGTCTGTCTGGTTCACGGGCTTTGAAGATGAACTGGTTCGAAACGGGATCGCCATCGCGGTGCTGTTTATCGCAACGCTGATTGTCGGCGCTATCGTCAATTACGTGATAGGTCAACTGGTGGAGAAAACCGGTCTGTCTGGAACAGACAGGGTGCTCGGGATCTGTTTTGGGGCGTTGCGAGGCGTGCTGATTGTGGCCGCGATACTGTTCTTCCTGGATACCTTCACCGGGTTTTCCAAAAGCGAAGACTGGCAGAAGTCGCAGCTCATTCCAGAGTTCAGCGTCATCATCAGATGGTTCTTTGACTATCTGCAAAGTTCGTCGAGTTTCTTGCCCAGAGCCTAA
- the purF gene encoding amidophosphoribosyltransferase yields the protein MCGIVGIAGFMPVNQSIYDALSVLQHRGQDAAGIITIDAHNCFRLRKANGLVNDVFEARHMQRLQGNMGIGHVRYPTAGSSSASEAQPFYVNSPYGITLAHNGNLTNAHELRKKLFEEKRRHINTTSDSEILLNIFASELDNFRHYPLEADNIFAAVAATNRLIRGAYACVAMIIGHGMVAFRDPNGIRPLVLGKRDLGDDRSEYMVASESVALDTLGFEFLRDVAPGEAVYITEKGQLFTRQCADNPVSNPCLFEYVYFARPDSFIDKISVYSARVNMGTKLGEKIAREWDDLDIDVVIPIPETSCDIALEIARILDKPYRQGFVKNRYVGRTFIMPGQQLRRKSVRRKLNANRAEFRDKNVLLVDDSIVRGTTSGQIIEMAREAGAKKVYLASAAPEIRFPNVYGIDMPTATELIAHGREVDEIRQIIGADGLIFQDLNDLIDAVCAENPDIQQFECSVFNGIYVTKDVDQQYLDYLDSLRNDDAKAVQLQNDLESLEMHNEG from the coding sequence ATGTGCGGTATTGTCGGTATCGCCGGTTTCATGCCGGTAAACCAGTCTATTTATGACGCATTGTCGGTGCTTCAGCACCGTGGTCAGGATGCTGCGGGTATCATCACCATTGATGCACACAACTGCTTCCGTTTACGTAAGGCGAATGGCCTGGTAAACGATGTGTTTGAAGCCCGCCATATGCAGCGCCTGCAAGGTAATATGGGGATTGGTCACGTTCGTTATCCTACTGCTGGCAGTTCCAGCGCCTCTGAAGCCCAGCCTTTCTATGTCAACTCTCCTTATGGCATCACGCTTGCCCACAACGGCAACCTGACTAACGCCCATGAGCTGCGGAAAAAGCTGTTCGAAGAGAAACGTCGCCACATTAACACCACCTCTGATTCTGAAATCCTGCTCAATATCTTCGCCAGTGAGCTGGATAACTTCCGCCATTATCCGCTGGAAGCAGACAACATTTTTGCCGCCGTTGCCGCCACTAATCGCCTGATCCGCGGGGCGTATGCCTGCGTGGCGATGATTATCGGTCACGGAATGGTGGCTTTTCGCGATCCCAACGGTATCCGTCCGCTGGTGCTCGGAAAGCGCGATCTCGGCGATGACCGTAGCGAATACATGGTCGCCTCTGAAAGCGTGGCGCTGGATACCCTGGGCTTCGAGTTCTTACGCGACGTTGCGCCGGGTGAAGCGGTTTACATCACTGAGAAGGGCCAACTGTTTACCCGCCAGTGTGCAGATAACCCGGTCAGCAACCCGTGCCTGTTCGAGTATGTTTACTTCGCTCGTCCGGACTCGTTCATCGACAAGATTTCGGTCTACAGCGCACGCGTAAACATGGGCACCAAACTCGGTGAGAAGATTGCCCGCGAGTGGGACGATCTGGATATCGACGTGGTGATCCCTATTCCGGAAACCTCCTGCGATATCGCGCTGGAAATTGCCCGCATTCTGGATAAGCCATACCGTCAGGGCTTCGTGAAGAACCGCTACGTTGGTCGTACCTTTATCATGCCGGGCCAGCAGCTGCGCCGTAAGTCCGTGCGGCGTAAACTGAACGCCAACCGCGCAGAGTTCCGCGATAAAAACGTGCTGCTGGTCGATGATTCCATCGTGCGCGGCACCACCTCCGGGCAGATTATCGAGATGGCGCGTGAAGCGGGTGCGAAGAAGGTGTATCTGGCTTCAGCAGCCCCGGAGATCCGCTTCCCGAACGTGTATGGTATCGATATGCCCACCGCCACCGAGCTGATTGCTCATGGTCGTGAAGTGGACGAAATTCGTCAGATCATTGGCGCAGACGGCCTGATTTTCCAGGATCTGAACGATCTGATCGACGCGGTGTGCGCCGAGAACCCGGATATCCAGCAATTTGAATGCTCCGTATTCAACGGCATTTACGTGACTAAAGACGTTGATCAGCAGTACCTCGACTATCTTGATTCGCTGCGTAACGACGACGCCAAAGCCGTCCAGTTGCAAAACGATCTGGAAAGCCTGGAGATGCACAACGAAGGCTAA
- a CDS encoding glycoside hydrolase family 127 protein, whose protein sequence is MMHSDVIEADLNLITLTDPFLGEYQRLIRDVVIPYQWQALNDTLVHAEPSHAIENYRIAAGLTSGEFYGMVFQDSDVTKWLEAVAWSLRQKPDLELEKTADEIIELLAQAQWADGYLNTWYTVKEPGLRWTNLAECHELYCAGHLFEAAVAFYNATGKRRLLEIACRFADHIDATFGPGDGQLRGYPGHPEIELALMRLYEVTREPRYQALACFFVQARGQRPHYYDIEFAKRGGTWHWGNWGEAWMVKDKAYTHAHKPLNEQDQAVGHAVRSVYLMAGLAHIARLTHDEEKRQTCLRIWNNMVQRRMYITGGIGSQGIGEAFTSDYDLPNDTAYSESCASIGLMMFARRMLEIEADARYADVMERAFYNTVLGGMALDGKHFFYVNPLETHPKSLPHNHIYDHIKPVRQPWFGCACCPPNIARTLVAVGHYLFTPLPDALLINFYAGSEAAFRVADGTLQLSIQGNYPWDGNIAITLNNPHPVAHTLALRLPDWCDNPHVKVNGEAAQGEIIKGYLHLHRTWQKGDRIQLSLPMRCKRVYANPQVRHAAGKVALQRGPLVYCLEEVDNGEALHNLMLGRDCVLRESVGTGVLENKIVIQAEGKRLATPVNNAPLYSFDYPQTAVQTQTLTFIPWFSWANRGEGEMRIWVNEGS, encoded by the coding sequence ATGATGCATTCTGATGTGATTGAAGCGGACCTGAACCTGATTACCCTCACCGATCCCTTTTTAGGCGAGTACCAGCGGCTTATCCGCGATGTGGTTATTCCTTATCAGTGGCAAGCGCTGAACGATACCCTTGTGCATGCGGAGCCGAGCCACGCCATTGAAAACTACCGTATCGCGGCGGGCTTAACCTCAGGCGAGTTTTATGGCATGGTTTTTCAGGACAGCGACGTCACCAAGTGGCTGGAGGCCGTGGCATGGTCTTTGCGTCAAAAACCCGATCTTGAACTTGAAAAAACCGCCGACGAGATCATTGAGCTGCTGGCACAAGCCCAGTGGGCGGATGGTTATCTCAACACCTGGTATACGGTAAAAGAGCCGGGCCTGCGCTGGACTAACCTTGCCGAGTGCCATGAGCTTTACTGTGCAGGCCACCTTTTTGAAGCCGCCGTCGCCTTCTATAACGCCACGGGCAAACGTCGCCTGCTCGAGATAGCCTGTCGCTTTGCCGACCATATCGACGCGACCTTTGGCCCAGGCGACGGTCAGTTGCGCGGTTATCCCGGGCATCCGGAAATTGAACTGGCCTTAATGCGCTTGTACGAAGTTACCCGGGAGCCTCGTTACCAGGCGCTGGCGTGCTTCTTTGTGCAAGCGCGAGGCCAACGTCCACACTACTATGATATCGAGTTTGCAAAGCGTGGCGGTACCTGGCACTGGGGCAACTGGGGTGAGGCGTGGATGGTCAAAGACAAAGCCTATACTCACGCGCATAAGCCGCTTAATGAACAGGATCAGGCGGTCGGGCATGCGGTGCGCTCGGTTTACCTGATGGCCGGGCTGGCGCATATCGCCCGCCTCACCCACGATGAAGAGAAGCGCCAGACCTGCCTGCGTATCTGGAACAACATGGTTCAACGCCGGATGTACATCACGGGTGGCATAGGCTCCCAGGGGATCGGAGAAGCCTTCACCAGTGATTACGACCTGCCTAATGATACCGCTTATAGTGAAAGCTGCGCCTCGATTGGCCTGATGATGTTCGCCCGCAGGATGCTGGAGATCGAGGCTGACGCACGGTACGCCGACGTGATGGAGCGGGCATTTTACAACACGGTACTGGGAGGAATGGCGCTCGATGGTAAGCACTTTTTTTACGTCAATCCGCTGGAAACGCACCCGAAAAGCCTTCCCCACAACCACATCTACGACCACATTAAACCCGTTCGCCAGCCCTGGTTCGGCTGTGCCTGCTGTCCACCGAACATTGCCCGCACGCTAGTGGCGGTGGGCCATTATCTTTTCACGCCCCTTCCCGACGCGTTGCTCATTAATTTTTACGCCGGCAGCGAGGCGGCGTTCAGGGTCGCCGATGGTACTTTGCAGCTCTCGATTCAGGGGAATTATCCCTGGGATGGCAACATAGCCATCACCCTTAATAACCCGCACCCGGTCGCGCATACTCTGGCGCTGCGCCTGCCCGACTGGTGCGATAATCCGCACGTCAAGGTCAACGGTGAAGCCGCGCAGGGCGAAATCATTAAAGGCTATCTGCATCTGCACCGGACGTGGCAAAAGGGCGACCGTATCCAGCTCTCTTTGCCGATGCGCTGCAAGCGGGTCTACGCCAACCCTCAGGTACGCCACGCGGCCGGTAAAGTGGCTCTTCAGCGCGGTCCGCTGGTGTATTGCCTTGAAGAAGTGGATAACGGCGAGGCGTTACATAATCTCATGCTGGGGCGAGACTGCGTGCTGCGGGAGAGCGTCGGTACCGGTGTACTGGAGAATAAAATTGTGATCCAGGCAGAGGGAAAACGGCTGGCAACGCCCGTTAATAACGCACCGTTATACAGTTTTGACTATCCGCAAACGGCGGTTCAAACCCAGACGTTGACGTTTATTCCATGGTTTAGCTGGGCCAACAGAGGTGAAGGAGAAATGCGGATCTGGGTGAATGAAGGCAGTTAA